Proteins from one Pseudostreptobacillus hongkongensis genomic window:
- the rnpA gene encoding ribonuclease P protein component — protein MNKLRKNKEFNRVYNRGKRINGKYILLFEYRSNEQKFGVVASKKAGNSVYRSRAKRLMREAIRLNLENFKPNFEYILVIKSIFKDKFDEIKYIDIEKDLLNILRRNRNEKNSNISN, from the coding sequence ATGAATAAGTTAAGAAAAAATAAGGAATTCAATAGAGTATATAACAGAGGAAAAAGGATAAATGGTAAATATATATTGTTATTTGAATATAGATCAAATGAGCAAAAATTTGGTGTAGTTGCTAGTAAAAAAGCAGGAAACTCAGTTTATAGATCTCGTGCAAAAAGACTTATGAGAGAAGCTATAAGGTTAAATTTAGAAAATTTTAAACCAAATTTTGAGTATATTTTAGTTATTAAAAGTATATTTAAAGATAAATTTGATGAAATTAAATACATAGATATAGAAAAGGATTTATTAAACATATTAAGGAGAAATAGAAATGAAAAAAATAGTAATATTTCTAATTAG
- the tsf gene encoding translation elongation factor Ts yields MSSISALIKELRERTGAGMLDCKKALEAVELDIEKAIDWLREKGIAKAAKKSGRVAAEGLVFGGEHGNVGVIIEFNSETDFVAKNDDFKNFGNKLVELALDNKVKTVEELKALQIDGQTVEAALTELIAKIGENLNIRRIALVESEGFVVNYIHLGGKIGVLVDIKGENTPENVEKAKGVAMHIAAMDPAYLHRDEVTTEDLEREREIARVQLLEEGKPEAIIEKILEGKMRRFYEENALLEQKYVRDDKVSIQEFMKPAEVKAFFRFKVGEGIEKEETDFAAEVAAQIASSNK; encoded by the coding sequence ATGTCATCAATATCAGCATTAATTAAAGAATTAAGAGAAAGAACTGGAGCTGGAATGCTTGATTGTAAAAAAGCATTAGAAGCTGTTGAGTTAGATATAGAAAAGGCAATTGACTGGTTAAGAGAAAAAGGTATAGCTAAAGCAGCTAAAAAATCAGGAAGAGTAGCAGCAGAAGGATTAGTATTCGGTGGAGAACATGGAAATGTAGGAGTTATTATTGAATTTAACTCTGAAACAGATTTCGTTGCAAAAAATGATGATTTCAAAAACTTTGGAAATAAATTAGTTGAATTAGCTTTAGATAATAAAGTTAAAACTGTTGAAGAATTAAAAGCTCTACAAATTGATGGACAAACAGTTGAAGCTGCTTTAACAGAATTAATTGCAAAAATTGGAGAAAACTTAAATATAAGAAGAATAGCTTTAGTAGAAAGTGAAGGATTTGTAGTAAACTACATTCACTTAGGTGGAAAAATTGGAGTTTTAGTAGATATTAAAGGTGAAAATACTCCTGAAAATGTTGAAAAAGCAAAAGGTGTTGCTATGCATATAGCAGCTATGGATCCAGCTTACCTACATAGAGATGAAGTAACTACTGAAGACTTAGAAAGAGAAAGAGAAATTGCAAGAGTTCAATTATTAGAAGAAGGTAAACCTGAAGCTATAATAGAAAAAATCTTAGAAGGTAAAATGAGAAGATTCTATGAAGAAAATGCATTATTAGAACAAAAATATGTTAGAGATGATAAAGTATCAATTCAAGAATTCATGAAACCTGCTGAAGTAAAAGCATTCTTCAGATTTAAAGTTGGAGAAGGTATTGAAAAAGAAGAAACAGATTTCGCAGCTGAAGTTGCAGCACAAATAGCAAGTTCAAACAAATAA
- the pyrH gene encoding UMP kinase, which produces MLKYKRILLKLSGEALAGDKEFGYSDEVLNSFARQIKQIHEAGAELAIVIGGGNIMRGKFAEEAGMDRSTGDTMGMLATVMNALALQNTIEKIGGVPTRVLTAINMPQVAEPYIRRRAIRHLEKGRVVIFAAGVGNPYFTTDSGGALRSIEINADILAKGTNVDGVYDKDPNKFDDAVKYEKVSFTEALTKNLKIMDATALSLCRENNMPIIVFNALEDGNMLRFVKGENIGTLVSND; this is translated from the coding sequence ATGTTAAAGTATAAAAGAATATTATTAAAGTTAAGTGGAGAAGCTCTTGCAGGAGATAAGGAATTTGGTTATTCAGATGAAGTTTTAAATAGCTTTGCAAGACAAATAAAGCAAATTCATGAGGCTGGAGCAGAACTTGCAATAGTTATAGGTGGGGGAAATATAATGAGAGGTAAATTTGCAGAAGAAGCAGGTATGGATAGATCAACAGGTGATACTATGGGAATGCTTGCTACTGTAATGAATGCATTAGCCCTTCAAAATACTATAGAAAAAATTGGTGGTGTACCAACTAGAGTTTTAACAGCGATAAATATGCCTCAAGTTGCAGAACCATATATTAGAAGACGTGCTATAAGACACTTAGAAAAAGGAAGAGTAGTAATATTTGCAGCAGGTGTTGGAAATCCTTACTTTACAACTGATTCAGGTGGAGCATTAAGATCTATAGAAATAAATGCAGATATACTTGCAAAAGGAACTAATGTTGATGGAGTGTATGATAAAGATCCTAATAAGTTTGATGATGCTGTTAAATATGAAAAGGTATCATTTACAGAAGCATTAACTAAAAATTTAAAAATTATGGATGCTACTGCACTTTCGTTATGTAGAGAAAATAATATGCCTATAATTGTATTTAATGCATTAGAAGACGGAAATATGTTAAGATTTGTTAAAGGTGAAAATATTGGAACTTTAGTTTCAAATGATTAG
- the rpsB gene encoding 30S ribosomal protein S2, giving the protein MSVISMKELLEVGAHFGHQAKRWNPKMKPYIYAERNGLHILDLQQTLSSTERAYEFVREIASEGGKILFVGTKKQAQEAVKEEAERSGGFYVNERWLGGLLTNLETIKKRVAKLKELEEMDADGTLDQAYTKKEAALLRKEMVKLQKNVGGIKGMDKLPAALFVVDIKKEFLALEEAAKLGIPVIALIDSNVDPDLVTYRIPANDDAIRSIKLFARVISNAVVEANGGVEEDYVPTELETAEVIDENFVVEKEELE; this is encoded by the coding sequence ATGTCAGTAATTTCAATGAAAGAACTTTTAGAAGTAGGAGCTCACTTTGGGCATCAAGCAAAAAGATGGAACCCTAAAATGAAACCATATATTTATGCAGAAAGAAATGGTTTACACATTTTAGACTTACAACAAACTTTATCTTCAACAGAAAGAGCATACGAATTTGTTAGAGAAATCGCAAGTGAAGGTGGAAAAATCTTATTCGTAGGGACTAAAAAACAAGCTCAAGAAGCAGTAAAAGAAGAAGCTGAAAGAAGTGGAGGATTCTACGTTAACGAAAGATGGTTAGGAGGATTATTAACTAACCTTGAAACTATCAAAAAAAGAGTTGCTAAATTAAAAGAATTAGAAGAAATGGATGCAGATGGGACTTTAGATCAAGCATACACTAAAAAAGAAGCAGCTTTATTAAGAAAAGAAATGGTTAAATTACAAAAAAATGTTGGTGGAATTAAAGGTATGGATAAATTACCTGCAGCATTATTCGTAGTAGATATTAAAAAAGAATTCTTAGCATTAGAAGAAGCAGCTAAACTTGGAATACCTGTAATAGCTTTAATAGATTCAAATGTTGACCCAGACTTAGTAACTTACAGAATACCTGCAAATGATGATGCTATAAGATCAATTAAATTATTTGCAAGAGTAATTTCAAATGCAGTTGTTGAAGCTAATGGTGGAGTTGAAGAAGATTACGTTCCAACAGAACTTGAAACTGCTGAAGTAATAGATGAAAACTTCGTAGTTGAAAAAGAAGAATTAGAATAA
- a CDS encoding rod shape-determining protein, with translation MFNRFFNFLRVKKQISIDLGTSNVLFFDKQRKKIVLNEPSVIVRDKKTQKIVAVGHEAREMLGKNPNSIDVIKPLKDGVISDLDSTREMLSLFMKKVYGVSPFKPEVIICVPIEVTTVEKRALFNAVEIAKSIYLIEEGRAAVMGTGVDISHPNGNIVIDIGGGSTDIAILSLDEIVVSKSVRIAGNKLDEDIVKYVKERLNINIGDRTAEKIKKTLSTAITVPESENEKIVIKGLDINTKSPKELEISSNQVQEAIIGSLQEIISAVKEVLGKCPPELASDILDNGIVLTGGGALIKNFDKLISESVKIPVIVPENPLDSVAIGGAYAFDNQKLLKTLLVKEN, from the coding sequence ATGTTTAATCGTTTTTTTAATTTTTTAAGAGTAAAAAAACAGATATCTATAGATTTAGGAACATCTAATGTCTTATTTTTTGATAAACAAAGAAAAAAGATAGTTTTAAATGAACCTTCAGTTATAGTTAGAGATAAGAAAACACAAAAAATTGTTGCTGTTGGACATGAAGCACGTGAAATGCTAGGGAAAAATCCTAATAGTATAGATGTAATAAAGCCTTTAAAAGATGGTGTAATTTCTGATCTAGATTCTACACGTGAAATGCTAAGTTTATTCATGAAAAAAGTTTATGGGGTATCACCTTTTAAACCTGAAGTAATAATTTGTGTTCCCATAGAGGTAACTACTGTTGAAAAAAGAGCCTTATTTAATGCAGTCGAAATTGCAAAGTCTATTTATCTTATAGAAGAAGGTCGTGCAGCAGTAATGGGAACGGGTGTAGATATTTCACATCCTAATGGTAATATAGTAATAGATATAGGTGGAGGATCAACAGATATTGCTATACTTTCACTTGATGAAATAGTTGTTTCAAAATCTGTTAGAATAGCTGGTAATAAGCTAGATGAAGATATAGTTAAGTATGTTAAGGAAAGACTTAATATAAATATAGGGGACAGAACTGCAGAAAAAATAAAGAAAACACTTTCGACAGCTATAACTGTACCTGAAAGTGAAAATGAAAAAATTGTAATAAAAGGATTAGATATTAATACGAAGAGTCCAAAGGAATTAGAAATATCATCTAATCAAGTTCAAGAGGCAATAATAGGTTCTTTACAAGAAATAATTTCAGCAGTTAAGGAAGTATTAGGTAAGTGTCCTCCAGAACTTGCATCAGATATATTAGATAATGGTATAGTTTTAACTGGTGGAGGAGCCTTAATTAAAAATTTTGATAAATTAATATCTGAAAGTGTTAAAATACCGGTAATAGTACCAGAAAATCCACTAGATTCAGTAGCAATAGGTGGAGCATATGCCTTTGATAACCAAAAATTATTGAAAACATTACTAGTAAAGGAAAATTGA
- the rpmH gene encoding 50S ribosomal protein L34 → MKRTYQPNKRKRKMDHGFRLRMKTKSGRNVLSRRRAKGRAKLSA, encoded by the coding sequence ATGAAAAGAACATATCAACCAAATAAGAGAAAAAGAAAAATGGATCATGGATTTAGATTAAGAATGAAAACTAAGAGTGGAAGAAACGTTCTTAGTAGAAGAAGAGCAAAAGGAAGAGCTAAATTATCTGCATAA
- a CDS encoding YidC/Oxa1 family membrane protein insertase: MLGFLKVPFLVDIAVAILNTIYNLVGSYGIAIILTTCIVRLAMLPLTLKQEKSMLKMKELQPKIDALKEKYGNDKEMLNRKTVELYQQEKVNPAGGCLPVLIQLPIFVALYSAFRDGAIPIDASFLGFKLSEVDALIKLGSISINVLPILTAIVTLWQQKMMQVGGSEAKDATTQSMQTMMYTMPIMMLFIFYRQPSGLNLYFLANSVLSVLQQYYVLSRRNK; encoded by the coding sequence ATGTTAGGTTTTTTAAAGGTACCTTTTTTAGTAGATATAGCTGTAGCTATATTAAATACTATTTATAATTTGGTAGGAAGTTATGGAATAGCTATAATTCTTACAACTTGTATAGTTAGATTGGCAATGTTACCTTTAACATTGAAACAAGAAAAGTCTATGTTAAAAATGAAAGAACTTCAACCCAAAATAGACGCACTTAAAGAAAAATATGGTAATGATAAAGAAATGTTAAATAGAAAAACAGTTGAATTATATCAACAAGAAAAAGTAAACCCTGCTGGAGGATGTTTACCCGTATTAATTCAATTACCTATATTTGTTGCGCTATATTCCGCATTTAGAGATGGAGCTATACCGATAGATGCTTCATTTTTAGGATTTAAATTATCAGAAGTTGATGCTTTAATAAAATTAGGATCAATTTCTATAAATGTATTACCTATACTTACAGCTATAGTAACTTTATGGCAACAAAAAATGATGCAAGTTGGTGGAAGTGAAGCTAAAGATGCTACAACTCAATCTATGCAAACTATGATGTATACTATGCCTATAATGATGTTATTTATATTCTATAGACAACCATCAGGTTTAAACCTATATTTCTTAGCTAACTCAGTATTATCAGTACTACAACAATATTATGTACTTAGTAGGAGAAATAAATAA
- the yidD gene encoding membrane protein insertion efficiency factor YidD has protein sequence MKKIVIFLISLYQRYISRYTPRACRFHPTCSEYSKQAVIKYGVIKGTYLAIKRISKCHPFNDGGYDPLV, from the coding sequence ATGAAAAAAATAGTAATATTTCTAATTAGTTTGTATCAAAGATACATATCTAGATATACTCCACGTGCATGTAGATTTCATCCAACTTGTTCTGAATATTCAAAACAAGCTGTTATTAAATATGGAGTAATTAAAGGAACATATTTAGCTATAAAAAGAATATCAAAGTGTCATCCCTTCAATGATGGAGGTTATGACCCTTTAGTGTAG
- the mnmE gene encoding tRNA uridine-5-carboxymethylaminomethyl(34) synthesis GTPase MnmE codes for MMFDTIAAISTARGESGIGIVRISGDKAFEILDKIFRPIKEGKDLGNYKLNYGHIYDGDKLIDEVLVSRMKGPRSYTTEDIVEINCHGGYVTTKKILEVTLKKGARLAEIGEFTKRAFMNGRIDLSQAEAVIDIIHGKTERSVSLSLDQLKGSLRDQIKEFKEAFLDITAHVNVVMDYPEEGIDDPLPKELREKLENVYSKADVLINSYDKGKKIKEGIKTVIVGKPNVGKSTLLNTLLQEERAIVTHIPGTTRDIIEEIINIKGIPLVLVDTAGIRETEDIVENIGVQKSLELIEVADLVLLVLDSSRTLDEEDSKVIEKIKALGKQVIVLLNKIDLERKLDISKYNLENVVEISAQKNIGIEDMEEKIYNYITDNDIEDTSEKLILTNIRHKTALEKTKESIKNIFETIDMGLPLDLISVDLKEGLDSLSEITGEITSEDVLDHIFAKFCVGK; via the coding sequence TTGATGTTTGATACAATAGCTGCAATCTCTACAGCTCGTGGAGAATCAGGTATAGGTATAGTTAGAATTTCTGGAGATAAGGCCTTTGAGATATTAGATAAAATTTTTAGACCTATTAAAGAGGGTAAAGATTTAGGAAACTACAAATTAAATTATGGACATATTTATGATGGAGATAAGTTAATAGATGAAGTTTTGGTTAGTAGAATGAAGGGACCAAGATCATATACTACAGAAGATATAGTTGAAATAAATTGTCACGGGGGATATGTAACTACTAAAAAAATACTTGAAGTAACCTTAAAAAAAGGAGCAAGACTTGCTGAAATTGGTGAGTTTACTAAACGTGCTTTTATGAATGGAAGAATAGATTTATCTCAAGCAGAAGCTGTTATAGATATTATTCATGGTAAAACAGAAAGATCGGTTTCTTTATCTCTTGATCAGCTAAAGGGTAGTTTAAGAGACCAAATAAAGGAATTTAAAGAAGCATTTTTAGATATAACAGCACACGTAAATGTAGTTATGGATTATCCTGAAGAGGGAATAGATGATCCCCTTCCTAAAGAGTTAAGAGAAAAATTAGAGAATGTATACTCTAAAGCAGATGTTTTAATTAATTCTTATGATAAAGGTAAAAAGATAAAAGAAGGGATAAAAACAGTAATAGTGGGTAAACCTAATGTAGGTAAATCTACATTATTAAATACTTTACTTCAAGAAGAAAGAGCTATAGTTACTCATATTCCAGGAACTACACGTGATATTATTGAAGAAATAATAAATATTAAAGGAATACCTTTGGTATTAGTTGATACTGCTGGTATTAGAGAAACAGAAGATATAGTTGAAAATATAGGGGTACAAAAATCTTTAGAATTAATTGAAGTGGCTGATCTTGTTTTACTTGTACTTGATAGTTCAAGAACTCTTGATGAAGAAGATAGTAAGGTTATTGAAAAAATAAAGGCACTAGGTAAACAAGTAATAGTGTTATTAAATAAAATAGATTTAGAAAGAAAGTTAGATATAAGTAAATATAATTTAGAAAATGTTGTTGAAATATCAGCTCAAAAAAATATAGGTATAGAAGATATGGAAGAAAAAATATATAACTATATTACAGATAATGATATAGAAGATACATCAGAAAAATTAATATTAACAAATATTAGACACAAAACTGCTCTTGAAAAGACAAAAGAATCTATTAAAAATATATTTGAAACTATAGATATGGGTCTTCCACTTGATTTAATATCTGTAGATTTAAAAGAAGGACTTGATTCACTTTCTGAAATTACAGGTGAAATTACTAGTGAAGATGTTCTAGATCATATATTTGCCAAATTCTGTGTAGGGAAATAG
- a CDS encoding Jag family protein: protein MEKLILRSKSEAELKEKVKNMLTLNEDEAIEIVELSKPFKFLFFFKDGEYEVKIVKKSEITNKSPKKEKINEKVNKPEVKVNLEKVEKPKKVENKENKVEKNIKISERLNVVIKEFLAVSNLDVKIESIKVKDNVYNIDLVGDDIRYIIGEKGIALSSLEYLLMSLEEFKHVKIFIDSNNYKEKREGILRELANKTAKNVLKTQRKVKLNPMNSRERKIIHEEISKIPGLETVSVGVEPKRCLIIKLKNKK, encoded by the coding sequence ATGGAAAAATTAATATTACGTTCAAAAAGTGAAGCAGAATTAAAAGAAAAAGTAAAAAATATGTTAACTTTAAATGAAGATGAGGCTATAGAAATAGTTGAATTAAGTAAGCCTTTTAAATTCTTATTTTTCTTTAAAGATGGAGAGTATGAAGTTAAAATAGTTAAAAAATCTGAAATAACTAATAAATCTCCTAAAAAAGAAAAAATAAATGAAAAGGTTAATAAGCCTGAAGTTAAAGTTAATTTAGAAAAGGTGGAAAAGCCTAAAAAGGTAGAAAATAAAGAAAATAAAGTAGAAAAAAATATAAAAATTTCAGAAAGACTAAATGTTGTTATTAAAGAATTTCTTGCTGTTTCTAATTTAGATGTTAAAATAGAAAGTATTAAAGTTAAAGATAATGTATATAACATAGATTTAGTTGGTGATGATATTAGATATATTATAGGGGAAAAAGGAATTGCACTTTCATCATTAGAATATTTATTAATGTCACTTGAAGAATTTAAACATGTTAAGATCTTTATAGATTCTAATAATTATAAAGAAAAAAGAGAAGGAATTTTAAGAGAACTTGCTAATAAGACAGCTAAAAATGTTTTAAAAACACAAAGAAAAGTAAAGTTAAATCCTATGAATTCAAGAGAAAGAAAAATTATTCATGAGGAAATTAGTAAAATTCCTGGACTTGAAACAGTAAGTGTTGGAGTAGAGCCAAAAAGATGTTTAATAATTAAATTGAAGAATAAAAAATAG
- a CDS encoding cell division protein FtsQ/DivIB, translating into MKNIVRLFFLILFVYCTFLFIESDFFIVKNIQIEGNYNLVKDDIVKKLDNIKGDSLFYINASRLEGIIEDDIRVESAKISRKFPDTIKIKIEERKPIAIVYSNGNYFYVDEGLNLFALYKEIKDTGVPIINIPKEDEIEEFKIMLKTLRDTQFYNTISEIYKGDKMYILTLLDGTNVYIDKNVSLKKYNIAYKIYVDESVNKDIEYIDLRFKDIIVK; encoded by the coding sequence TTGAAAAATATAGTTAGATTATTTTTTCTAATACTCTTTGTATATTGTACTTTTTTATTCATAGAAAGTGATTTTTTTATTGTTAAAAATATTCAAATCGAAGGAAACTATAATCTTGTAAAAGATGATATAGTTAAAAAATTAGATAATATTAAAGGAGATTCTTTATTCTATATTAATGCAAGTAGGTTAGAAGGTATAATTGAGGATGATATTAGAGTTGAAAGTGCTAAAATATCAAGAAAGTTTCCGGATACAATAAAAATTAAAATAGAGGAAAGAAAACCTATTGCTATAGTATATTCTAATGGAAATTATTTTTATGTAGACGAAGGTCTTAATTTGTTTGCTTTATATAAAGAAATTAAGGATACTGGAGTTCCAATAATTAATATTCCAAAGGAAGATGAAATAGAAGAATTTAAGATTATGTTAAAAACTTTAAGAGATACACAATTCTACAATACTATTTCAGAAATATATAAGGGAGATAAAATGTATATTTTAACTCTATTAGATGGAACTAATGTATATATTGATAAAAATGTGAGTTTGAAAAAATATAATATTGCATATAAGATATATGTAGATGAAAGTGTTAATAAAGATATTGAATATATTGATTTAAGATTTAAGGATATAATAGTTAAGTAA
- the ftsZ gene encoding cell division protein FtsZ, with protein sequence MENNYGMNNMYSSANYNSNNEIKGAKISIVGVGGGGGNAVNFMKEKNITGVRYIAVNTDHQDLDGKNADIKIPLAELGAGGKPEIAKEYANEMRNEIKKQLANQDMVFITAGMGGGTGTGASPVVAEVTKELEILTIGIVTMPFKFEGPSRRRNAEYGINELRKYVDTLIVIPNDRLKNYNAEGMKARNVFHAPNDVLYRAVKGIVDIITKEGMINIDFADVKTVMENAGDAVIGLGEAKEGEDVILAVKYAVENPLLDRSLKGAKKALINITLPADAEFVEFEEIVDEVIKFSENDDLDVMLGVMFDETSTDTKVTVVATGFEDDVKPLSNVVSNREYVKPEENSNNNPEYTVTLPTLD encoded by the coding sequence ATGGAAAATAATTATGGAATGAATAATATGTATAGTAGTGCAAACTACAATAGTAATAATGAAATAAAAGGAGCTAAAATTAGTATAGTTGGAGTAGGTGGAGGTGGTGGAAACGCCGTTAACTTCATGAAAGAAAAAAATATTACAGGAGTTAGATATATAGCTGTTAATACAGATCACCAAGATTTAGATGGTAAAAATGCTGATATTAAAATACCTTTAGCAGAATTAGGAGCTGGAGGAAAACCTGAAATAGCAAAAGAATATGCTAATGAAATGAGAAATGAAATTAAAAAACAATTAGCTAATCAAGACATGGTATTTATAACTGCTGGAATGGGTGGAGGAACAGGAACTGGAGCATCACCTGTTGTAGCTGAAGTTACTAAAGAATTAGAAATTTTAACTATAGGTATAGTAACTATGCCATTTAAATTTGAAGGACCATCAAGAAGAAGAAATGCTGAATATGGTATTAATGAATTAAGAAAATATGTAGATACTTTAATAGTTATACCTAATGACAGATTAAAAAACTATAATGCTGAAGGTATGAAAGCAAGAAATGTTTTCCATGCACCAAATGATGTTTTATACAGAGCGGTTAAAGGTATAGTAGATATCATAACTAAAGAAGGAATGATTAATATAGATTTTGCTGACGTTAAAACAGTAATGGAAAATGCAGGAGATGCAGTAATAGGTTTAGGAGAAGCTAAAGAAGGAGAAGATGTAATCTTAGCAGTTAAATACGCTGTTGAAAATCCACTTCTTGATAGAAGCTTAAAAGGTGCTAAGAAAGCATTAATTAATATTACTTTACCTGCAGATGCAGAATTTGTTGAATTTGAAGAAATAGTTGATGAAGTAATTAAATTCTCAGAAAATGATGATTTAGATGTAATGCTTGGAGTAATGTTTGATGAAACAAGTACTGATACTAAAGTTACAGTAGTTGCTACAGGATTTGAAGATGACGTAAAACCATTATCAAATGTTGTATCAAATAGAGAATATGTAAAACCAGAAGAAAATAGTAATAATAATCCTGAGTATACAGTAACTTTACCAACATTAGATTAA
- the frr gene encoding ribosome recycling factor: protein MLDELLLEVEEKMEKTIESTKTHFSHVRAGRANVSMLDGITVDYYGQMSPLNQVGTVSAPEARLLVVDPWDKSLIPTIEKAILAANIGFNPSNDGRIIRLVVPELTEDRRKEYVKLVKKEAEEGRVAARNVRKDYNNKVRKMEKDSEITEDELKSAEEKIQKLTDKCITAIDELFAKKEKELLSI from the coding sequence ATGTTAGATGAACTTTTATTAGAAGTTGAAGAAAAAATGGAAAAAACAATAGAAAGTACAAAAACACATTTTTCTCATGTTAGAGCAGGACGTGCAAATGTTTCTATGTTAGATGGAATTACAGTTGATTATTATGGTCAAATGTCTCCATTAAATCAAGTGGGAACAGTATCAGCGCCAGAAGCTAGATTATTAGTGGTAGATCCTTGGGATAAATCTTTAATACCAACTATAGAAAAAGCGATACTTGCAGCAAATATTGGATTTAATCCATCAAATGATGGTAGAATTATTAGACTTGTTGTACCTGAACTTACTGAAGATAGAAGAAAAGAATATGTAAAACTTGTAAAAAAAGAAGCTGAAGAAGGAAGAGTTGCAGCAAGAAATGTTAGAAAAGACTATAATAATAAAGTAAGAAAAATGGAAAAAGATTCTGAAATAACAGAAGATGAATTAAAATCTGCAGAAGAAAAAATTCAAAAATTAACTGATAAATGTATAACAGCAATAGATGAATTATTTGCTAAAAAAGAAAAAGAATTGTTGAGTATATAG
- the murB gene encoding UDP-N-acetylmuramate dehydrogenase codes for MRILENISMKDYSNMRVGGIAKELIFIEDKNELLEVFNTRNRIFVIGNGTNTLISDSYLDISFVTLKDMKDILIEKVENGTYFVRAYAGVDFFDFIDFMRDEDLSGIENMSGIPGSFGGITNMNAGAYGTEIFDVVEEVEVFEPGVGIRVLSKDELGSKYRSTLIKENKWLVVSTLIKLKKGFDKEASEDKLNQRKNKHPLHLPNLGSTFKNPTGTFAAQLISDCGLKEYRVGDAQISPIHPNFVTNLGNATFNDILQLIEDVKKVVLEKTNIQLETEIIILK; via the coding sequence ATGAGAATTTTAGAAAATATTTCAATGAAAGACTATTCTAACATGCGTGTTGGAGGTATTGCAAAGGAATTAATATTTATAGAAGATAAAAATGAATTATTAGAAGTATTTAATACAAGAAATAGGATATTTGTTATAGGGAATGGAACTAATACTTTAATTTCTGATTCATATTTAGATATTTCATTTGTTACTTTAAAGGATATGAAAGATATATTAATAGAAAAAGTTGAAAATGGTACATATTTTGTAAGAGCATATGCAGGAGTAGATTTTTTTGATTTCATAGATTTTATGCGTGATGAAGATTTATCTGGAATAGAGAATATGAGCGGTATACCTGGAAGTTTTGGTGGAATTACTAATATGAATGCTGGAGCTTATGGTACAGAAATTTTTGATGTAGTTGAAGAAGTAGAAGTTTTTGAACCAGGTGTAGGTATAAGGGTATTAAGTAAAGATGAGCTAGGATCTAAGTATAGAAGTACGTTAATAAAGGAAAATAAATGGCTAGTTGTATCTACTTTAATTAAATTGAAAAAAGGATTTGATAAAGAAGCAAGTGAAGATAAATTAAATCAAAGAAAGAACAAGCACCCACTACATTTACCAAATCTTGGGTCAACATTTAAAAATCCGACAGGAACATTTGCAGCACAGCTTATATCTGACTGTGGACTTAAGGAATATAGGGTTGGAGATGCACAGATATCACCTATACATCCTAATTTTGTTACTAATTTGGGAAATGCAACATTTAATGACATATTACAATTGATAGAAGATGTAAAAAAAGTTGTGTTAGAAAAAACTAATATACAATTAGAAACAGAAATAATTATATTAAAATAA